The following coding sequences are from one Nilaparvata lugens isolate BPH chromosome 6, ASM1435652v1, whole genome shotgun sequence window:
- the LOC111058164 gene encoding uncharacterized protein LOC111058164, giving the protein MALESKGTVTFDDVIKLIEELREDFKRVETSLGASIEFCHNEVAEARKTVEEQKGEISKLVKTVDELRSENNGLQRKIADLELRVEDYEQYSRHNTVEIHGVPMQKGENVVAIVKDVGRSLGYPIEDTMIDACHRLRSRVGSDKHPGIIVKMVRRLDSEELLQKRRVKQELLQKRRVKRNFNTHDMGLTSGPAVPIYINESLSPARRSLYNAARQVKKDKNFEYLWVRSGKIFLRKKQGSNLITVRKIEDLKDL; this is encoded by the coding sequence ATGGCGCTAGAATCCAAGGGAACTGTAACATTTGATGACGTTATCAAACTTATTGAAGAGCTTAGGGAGGACTTTAAGCGTGTGGAAACTAGTCTCGGCGCTTCAATAGAATTCTGTCACAATGAAGTTGCAGAAGCTAGGAAGACGGTCGAGGAGCAGAAAGGTGAAATTTCCAAGTTGGTGAAAACGGTGGATGAACTGAGAAGTGAAAATAATGGGCTTCAAAGGAAGATAGCTGATCTTGAGCTGAGGGTTGAGGATTATGAGCAGTACTCGCGTCATAACACAGTAGAAATACATGGAGTACCGATGCAGAAAggagaaaatgttgttgcaATCGTCAAAGATGTGGGTCGTTCGCTAGGGTATCCAATAGAGGACACGATGATAGATGCATGCCATCGCCTGCGTTCCAGGGTGGGGTCTGACAAGCATCCTGGTATCATTGTAAAAATGGTACGGAGGCTGGATTCAGAAGAGCTACTCCAGAAACGCCGCGTGAAGCAAGAGCTACTCCAGAAACGCCGCGTGAAGCGCAACTTCAACACGCATGACATGGGTCTGACCTCAGGACCCGCGGTGCCGATCTACATTAATGAGAGCCTGTCACCTGCTCGGCGTAGCCTCTACAATGCGGCCCGACAAGTGAAAAAAGATAAGAACTTTGAGTATCTATGGGTCAGAAGTGGTAAAATTTTTCTAAGAAAGAAACAGGGATCAAATCTGATAACTGTTAGGAAAATTGAAGACCTGAAAGATTTGTAA